A window of Solea solea chromosome 18, fSolSol10.1, whole genome shotgun sequence contains these coding sequences:
- the srsf5a gene encoding serine and arginine rich splicing factor 5a, producing MSGCRVFIGRLSPHARERDVEKFFKGYGRIREINLKNGFGFVEFDDHRDADDAVYELNGKELCSERVTIEHARSRRGRGGGPGMGRFGGGGGGGGGGGGGGGGGGRGGDSYRQSRSSGSRYGPPMRTDHRLIVENLSSRISWQDLKDLMRKAGEVTFVDAHRPNKNEGVVEFASRSDMKNAISKLDGTELNGRKLKIFEDRRSRSKSRSRSRSYSRSKSRSRSRNRSRSRSRSLSRTPEKKTSGGGGKSGARSPSRSKSRSKSRSRSRSRSRSPPPAQNKQSRSRSRSPRSRSRSRSRSRSASADSKH from the exons ATGAGTGGCTGTCGTGTCTTCATTGGCCGCTTGAGCCCACATGCCAGAGAAAGAGACGTCGAAAAGTTTTTCAAGGGATATGGACGGATTCGGGAAATCAACTTGAAGAATGGATTCGGCTTTGTG GAATTTGATGACCATAGAGATGCAGATGATGCCGTATACGAGCTGAATGGCAAAGAGTTGTGCAGCGAAAG GGTTACTATCGAACATGCTCGCTCtagaagaggaagaggtggtGGACCTGGAATGGGCCGTTTCGGTGGCGgcggaggaggtggtggtggtggcggcggtggtggcggAGGTGGcggcagaggaggagacagctACCGCCAGTCCCGCAGCAGTGGATCCAG ATATGGCCCTCCTATGCGGACTGACCACAGACTCATTGTAGAGAACCTGTCTTCACGGATCAGCTGGCAG GACCTGAAAGACCTGATGAGAAAAGCAGGTGAAGTCACCTTTGTGGACGCACACAGACCCAACAAAAATGAAgg GGTGGTTGAGTTTGCATCTCGCAGTGATATGAAGAATGCCATCTCCAAACTTGATGGGACGGAACTAAATGGACGCAAGCTGAAGATCTTTGAAGACAGGAGAAG TCGCAGCAAGAGCCGTTCCCGCTCCCGCAGCTACTCTCGCTCCAAGAGTCGTTCCCGCAGCCGAAACCGCTCCAGGAGCCGCTCCAGGTCACTCAGCCGCACCCCTGAGAAGAAGACATCAGGAGGAGGGGGCAAGTCTGGAGCCAGATCCCCCTCCAGATCCAAGTCTCGTTCCAAGTCCCGATCCAGGTCTCGCTCCCGCTCCCGCTCCCCACCTCCAGCTCAGAACAAGCAGTCCCGCTCCCGGTCCCGCTCACCACGTTCTCGCTCCAGGTCCCGCTCCAGGTCCCGCTCAGCCTCCGCAGACAGCAAACACTGA